CGATCCGAAGAAGGGCATGACGCTAACGATTGATGGGCATACGACGGTGTGCATAGGTAACACCGACGATCTGGACAGCAAGATTGCCATCCTGGCGGCCTTGCAGCGTTCAGGAGAGCCGTTCCGCTACGTTGATCTGCGCCGACCGGCCAGCCCGTTCTACCGGTAAGCGGGCGCAGCATTGTAACCGCAGGTTGGATGATGGAGGTGGGCAATGTGGCTACGCCTTGCCAGACAAACCACTGAGTATCGGGTCGCGCCGCTCAGGTTACGGATACGCTGGTGGATCGAGGGATGGATATGGCGCTGGGGCCAAACTGCGGCGGCACTGAACGCGGAAAGCCCCGATTTACAAAACCCGTGGTGGAGGCGCTGATGAGTGAAAACGACGAAATCCCCGATCTGAAACTGCTCAATCGCCTCCTGGTGGAACGGATGCGGGTCAAACGGCGACCGGTCGCGATCACCTATTGTTACGATGGGCCACCACCGGGATACGAGCCGGTCAATGTGGTGGCGTGTGCGATTGTCCGCGAAGCCGAACAGGGGCGGCGCGTGTATGTTGATGCAAACCACCACGACTGTTGGGTAGGGCAGTACCACCTCGGTTTCAATCCTGATCCGGGGCCGTACATTACCCAGGGTATCTATCTGACCGATGCGCAGGGCTTTTATACACCGGAAGCCGCGGCGTGCAATAAACAGCAAAGCTACTCGTTACCGGCAGGGATGATCAAGGCACTGGCGGCGGCACCACTTGACGACGTACCAGATGGAGTACCGGTTGATCTGATGGTCTGTGTGGTTGATCCACAACGGGCAATGCAGATCGCCGGTGCAGCCAGTGTGCGCATCGGGACATTTCCGGTCGGTGAGTTGGGTGCCAGTGCGTGTGCCTCAATTTTTGCTGCACCCTGGCACACCAAAAATTCAGTGTTTGCCATTGGTGACGGCGGCGGACGAATGCATAATCGGCTCGATCCGAGTGAAATGTTCGTTTCCATCCCGCGATCACATTTGCGCTACGTGGTAGAATTAATAGAGAACTTCCGTATCGATCCGCAGAAAATGCGTGAAGTCATTATGCCGTCGTATGCTGCAAAAGCTCAACAGTCGCGAGAGGAGTGAACACTATGCCAAGCGGACTCGGAGAAGCCACCCAAATGATTGGTCCGTTGACGCCGGCAATCCTGTGTTGGGCCAGTTTGATTTTGACCGTTCTGGGTCTTGGTCTGACGTTCTTGTGGACGAATATCACTGCCTACGCACGTCGTACTCGCACCGGACGCAAGCCGACGGCCGGCTCCGTGATTAAATCACAGCGTTAGACCGGCTTCACACAGGATAACGGAATACCGTCGCCAGGAAGGAAGCACAGCATAGCTCTGTCTGTCCTGCCTGGTCAGGTTCGTTGCAGGCAGGCGGCTCCACGCCTGCCGTTTTATTGCGTACAAAGGTAACGTCAGATGAGCAAAGAACACGTGCAAACAATCGCAACCGACGACGTATCGAAGAATGGTCATACCCCACCGACAAACGCCTCAACACCCCCCTACCCGTTTGTGGCGATTGTTGGTCAGGCTGAACTGAAGCTGGCTCTTTTGCTGTGTGTGGTCAACCCAACTATCGGCGGCGTGATGGTGATGGGGCATCGCGGGACGGCCAAATCAACCGCGGTACGGGCACTGGCAGCTATGTTGCCGCCGATCAAAGCGGTTGCCGGCTGTCCGTATTCGTGCGCGCCCGACCGCACGGCCGGGCTGTGCGATCAGTGTCGGGCGTTAGAACAGCAATCCGGTAAAACGAAAAAGCCTGCGGTGATAAATATTCCGGTGCCGGTGGTAGACCTGCCCCTCGGTGCCACCGAAGATCGCGTCTGCGGTACTCTCGACATCGAACGAGCGTTGACTCAGGGTGTACAGGCATTCGCCCCTGGCCTGCTGGCCCGCGCCAATCGCGGCTTTCTCTATATTGATGAAGTGAATCTGCTCGAAGACCATCTGGTTGACGTGTTACTCGACGTAGCGGCATCAGGTGTCAACGTGGTTGAACGAGAGGGTGTCAGCGTGCGCCACCCGGCCCGCTTCGTACTGGTGGGATCGGGAAACCCTGAAGAGGGTGATCTGCGGCCCCAGCTTCTCGACCGGTTCGGTCTGCATGCCCGCATCACCACCATTACCGATGTGAGCGAGCGGGTCGAGATTGTCAAGCGACGACGTGAATACGACGCCGATCCGTTTGCGTTTGTCGAAAAATGGGCCAAAGAGACCCAGAAACTACAACGCAAAATCAAGCAAGCCCAACGGCGTTTACCAGAGGTAATCTTGCCCGATCCGGTACTCTACAAGATTGCCGAACTGTGCGTCAAACTTGAGGTTGATGGTCACCGCGGTGAACTCACCCTGGCCAGAGCAGCAACCGCCCTGGCCGCGCTCGAAGGCCGGAATGAGGTCACCGTACAGGACGTGCGCCGAATCGCAGTACTGGCATTGCGCCATCGGTTGCGCAAAGACCCGCTCGAAACCCAGGACGATGCAGTACGGATTGAGCGCGCCGTTGAAGAGGTGTTGGTACCGTAACGCGACGTGAGCCTGACAACATTATCATCACAGTCGCTGTTGAAGGAACCTGATATGGTGCAAAAAGCCATTGCATTACCGGCAGCGCCTCTGCCATTCACGGCAATTGTTGGCCTGGATACGGCCCGGCAGGCGCTGCTGTTGCTGGCGGTTGATCCATCACTGGCCGGGGTTGCGATTGGGGCCGGCGCCGGCACCGGCAAAAGCGCACTGGTACGGGCTTTTGCCCGTATGCTGGCCGGTGGTCGTGAATTTGATCCGACCATCCCCTGGCAGTTGGTCGAGATGCCGGTCGGCGTGAGCGAAGATCGACTGCTGGGGGGGATAGATATTGAAGCAACCCTGGCGACGGGTGAGCGTGTCCATCGCAGCGGTCTGCTGGCCCGCGCCAATGGCGGCATGCTCTATGTGGATAGTGTGAATCTGCTCGATGACAGCACGATCAACCATATTTTGAGCGCACTCGATAGCGGTGTTGTGCGGGTCGAACGGGAGGGAATTTCGGTCGTTGAACCGGCCCGCTTCGTGTTGCTGGTAACTTACGATCCGGCAGAAGGGCCACCTCGTCGCCACTTACTCGACCGCCTGGGATTGATTGTGGCGCCAATTGGGAAAGCGCCGGTAACGACCAGAGCTGAAGTGGTGCGTCGTAACTTGCAACCCGGCACCGATTACGAAGATGACGAAGCGCTGGTATTGGCCGGCATCCTGGCTGCACGTGAGCTATTGCCTTCAGTCACCATCAGTGATGAGCAGGTCCAGCAGTTGAGCCTGACAGCGATGGCACTCGGTATTGAAGGTCATCGTGCCGACCTGTTTGCAGTACGTGCAGCCCGCGCCGCCGCTGCACTGGCCGGACGGGAAGAGGTGAATAACGACGATCTCGAACTGGCAGTACGATTGGTCATGCTGCCACGCGCAACCCGCCTCCCCGAAATGACGCCGGAAGAGGCCGGGCCGCCGCCACCACCGGAACCGGCGCCACCTCCGCCATCACCAGAGAATAGTGACGATGAGCAGCGCGACGATGAAGAGGAAAAACCACCGCAGCCGCCTGAAGACGAGCTGACCATCGAAGAGCTGATTCTGGCAGCGATGGAGACTGATGTGCCGCCAGACATTCTCGAAACACCGTTTACCGTGCGGCGACGCGGACGGAGCGGCTCACGCGGCACAATTTCGGGTCAGCGCGGGCGACATATCCGCTCGGTGCCGGGGAAACCGGCTCAGGGACGGCTCGATGTCATTGCCACGCTGCGGGCAGCCGCGCCATGGCAACGGATTCGGGCAGCGGAATACCATCCCCACCGACGCGGACGTATCCATCTGCGTGCTGATGATTTGCATATCAAGAAATATCGCTCGAAGGCAGGAACGCTCTTCTGCTTTCTGGTTGATGCCAGCGGTTCGATGGCGCTGCACCGGATGCGCCAGGCCAAGGGAGCGGTTAATGCGCTCTTGCAACAGGCCTACGTTCACCGCGACCAGGTAGCGTTACTGGCATTCCGTGGCGAACGCGCCGACCTGCTACTCCCCCCATCACAAAGCGTCGAGCTGGCCAAACGCGCCCTCGATGTCTTGCCAACCGGTGGTGGTACCCCCCTGGCCGCAGCCCTCCTCGCTGCGTACCAGATTAGCGAACAGGCCCGCTCACGAGGCATCTTCCGCACAACTATCGTCTTGATCACCGATGGACGGCCAAACGTCCCGCTCAAAGCCGATCCGACGATGGACAAAGCACGGCGACTCGAACAGGCCCGGCAAGAAGTGCAACAACTGGCCGGTCGGCTGCGTGCCGCCGGTGTTGGCGCGGTTGTGATCGACACCCAGCGCAGCTTTGTGTCGCGTGGTGAAGCACAACAACTGGCGGCCTGGCTGGGTGGACGTTATGTCTACCTGCCTAACGGACGAGGTGATCAGATCGCCAACGCGGTGATTGCAGCCAGTGAGGAGGGTTAACACTGTAGAAGCAGGTTCCTGGAGCTGACATCATCAAACCGGCATACACCATCTGAGCTGGCGTGTACCGCACAGCCGCGATGTCGCGCCGAGAGTATCGAGAGTATAAGGTGATGGGGCGACGCGGGTCGCCCCACATTTGTGTATAAGCACGTCCTCTTCGAGTAGGGGATAATATCAAGTCTCAACCAATACTGTACATCATCGCTGCAACATCAATCGTCATCGATCATCCCTTTCACCGTGTTTTGTTGCGTTGTTAGCAATGCACCGGTGCAATTCCCCGTGGGGCTGACTTCCAGCCTGCGTTCATACTTCCCTTTCACCAGAGTCACGTACCGGCGAGAGAAACCGCTACGACCCGCGCCTGATTGTGAGCACGACTGGAGCGGCAGCGTGGCTGCCACACTCCAAACCGTGCGACACGTGCACGACGAGCGGGTAAGACAACCCATCCAGCACATGCTGGCACGGCTGGAGCGCGCACTGCCACCGGGCCAGTCGCCCAAAACAGCACATGTGGCGATCATACTCACTGATAAGTGCGTGGTTAACACCATACAATAGTTGTGGGTAATGCATAGGCGACGGGAAGGGGTGCCTTCAGCCCCGAAGAGGCGTGCAGGTCGTGAGGGAGGGTTTCAGGAGTCGGCGGGAGCGGTTGCCTGCTCGCTTTAGCCAAGCTCCACCGTGACTTACACGCTTCAGGTAGGGCTTCAGCCCACAAGACCCGGCGGGACTGGTCTGGCAGCGGGGGCAGGTTGTCGTGCGGCAGGATGTTCGCGCTCCAGGGTATGCCAGCGCTTGCACACCATAATAGGGTAGAACTCTCGTTAAATGACACCTGAAGTAACAACACCGGTAACCGCATCCGGCTACCGGTGTCGTGTATTCGGCAACCCGCCGCCGAGGGATTATGAGGAAGGCGGAAGAGGGCTAGCGGGGAACAACAGAGGTAATGTACAGTTGTTTTTTGAGGTTCGCTACAGTTGCCCCCCCAACGACGGGTGTTGCCTTCTCTACACACCTATAGCATACGACACAGAGTTACGCCAGACAATAGTTCTTTACTCCCCCCTTCTATGACCCATGTGGTTTGCATATACTGGTATTAACATATTCGCTCAAACCAGCACCGGCCAGTTCGCCGAATATGCTACAATCAAGGATAGTACAACCAGGGACTTACCGAAGCGTTGGCTATGCCACCTAAACCACGAGGAACAACTCTGTTCGATGCCCAACGACAGCAGGCGCTGCAACAACAGGCGCCACTGGCTGCCCGTATGCGCCCGCGCACACTCGAAGAGTTCGTTGGACAGCATCATCTTGTCGGTGAAGGC
This genomic window from Chloroflexus aurantiacus J-10-fl contains:
- a CDS encoding DUF169 domain-containing protein; the protein is MSENDEIPDLKLLNRLLVERMRVKRRPVAITYCYDGPPPGYEPVNVVACAIVREAEQGRRVYVDANHHDCWVGQYHLGFNPDPGPYITQGIYLTDAQGFYTPEAAACNKQQSYSLPAGMIKALAAAPLDDVPDGVPVDLMVCVVDPQRAMQIAGAASVRIGTFPVGELGASACASIFAAPWHTKNSVFAIGDGGGRMHNRLDPSEMFVSIPRSHLRYVVELIENFRIDPQKMREVIMPSYAAKAQQSREE
- the bchD gene encoding magnesium chelatase ATPase subunit D is translated as MVQKAIALPAAPLPFTAIVGLDTARQALLLLAVDPSLAGVAIGAGAGTGKSALVRAFARMLAGGREFDPTIPWQLVEMPVGVSEDRLLGGIDIEATLATGERVHRSGLLARANGGMLYVDSVNLLDDSTINHILSALDSGVVRVEREGISVVEPARFVLLVTYDPAEGPPRRHLLDRLGLIVAPIGKAPVTTRAEVVRRNLQPGTDYEDDEALVLAGILAARELLPSVTISDEQVQQLSLTAMALGIEGHRADLFAVRAARAAAALAGREEVNNDDLELAVRLVMLPRATRLPEMTPEEAGPPPPPEPAPPPPSPENSDDEQRDDEEEKPPQPPEDELTIEELILAAMETDVPPDILETPFTVRRRGRSGSRGTISGQRGRHIRSVPGKPAQGRLDVIATLRAAAPWQRIRAAEYHPHRRGRIHLRADDLHIKKYRSKAGTLFCFLVDASGSMALHRMRQAKGAVNALLQQAYVHRDQVALLAFRGERADLLLPPSQSVELAKRALDVLPTGGGTPLAAALLAAYQISEQARSRGIFRTTIVLITDGRPNVPLKADPTMDKARRLEQARQEVQQLAGRLRAAGVGAVVIDTQRSFVSRGEAQQLAAWLGGRYVYLPNGRGDQIANAVIAASEEG
- the bchI gene encoding magnesium chelatase ATPase subunit I → MSKEHVQTIATDDVSKNGHTPPTNASTPPYPFVAIVGQAELKLALLLCVVNPTIGGVMVMGHRGTAKSTAVRALAAMLPPIKAVAGCPYSCAPDRTAGLCDQCRALEQQSGKTKKPAVINIPVPVVDLPLGATEDRVCGTLDIERALTQGVQAFAPGLLARANRGFLYIDEVNLLEDHLVDVLLDVAASGVNVVEREGVSVRHPARFVLVGSGNPEEGDLRPQLLDRFGLHARITTITDVSERVEIVKRRREYDADPFAFVEKWAKETQKLQRKIKQAQRRLPEVILPDPVLYKIAELCVKLEVDGHRGELTLARAATALAALEGRNEVTVQDVRRIAVLALRHRLRKDPLETQDDAVRIERAVEEVLVP